Part of the Candidatus Hydrogenedens sp. genome, CGCTTTGCAACCCTCCATATCTTTTGTATCTACAATTTCATAAGAGTATGTAGGGTCGGGTTTGGTTACATAACTTTTTAAGTCGGCATGGGTAAACGATGAGATGAATAAAAGATTTAAAAACAAGGGGAAGATAAACACGATGGCTAATTTGTTCTTTTTCATAAGAGGTCTCCTATTGATTGGTTTAATAAAATATGTTTATTTTAAGACACTTTATTATTTAAAATGGTTTCTCTTACGAAAATGGGAAAGGTCACGAGGTAGGATATTTTCTTTTCTCATTCTTCCCGGGGTAATGCCGTCTTGTTCAATACTTTTCCGAATGCGCAGGTAGGATTCATAGCGGATGAGGGGGATTTCACCGTTTTTAATCGCTTCTCGAACGGCACAGTTAGGCTCATGTATATGAGAGCAGTCATTAAATCGGCATTTTTCAGCGAATCGGGATATTTCAGGGAAGTAATAATCAAGGGAGCGGGGGTCCATGTCCCAGAAGCCTAAAGAACGGATACCTGGGGTATCAATTAATTTGCCCCCGTTGGGTAAACAGTAGAGTCGTGTATTGGTAGTAGCATGCTTCCCTTTTTCTGTTTTTTGACTAATTTCCAGGGTTACTGCATCTACATCGGGGCAAATACTCTTTAGAAGGGAAGTTTTTCCAACACCACTATGACCTGCTAATACGCCCGTTTTGTTTTCTAATAGATTTACAATGTCTTCAATCCCTTGTTTTTTTACACAACTGGTGAAGAGCATTTTCAATCCGAGATTTTGGTAAATTTTTACTTCTTCTGGCAGAGTATCTATAAGGTCAATCTTGTTGATAACAATTACAGGTTCTACATTCCCATTTTCGGCAACAATAAGGAATCGGTCTATGAGTCCGGGTTTGAATGTGGGTTGTTTTACAGAGGCAACAACAAAAAGGATATCAACATTAGCCGAAATGACT contains:
- the rsgA gene encoding ribosome small subunit-dependent GTPase A, whose amino-acid sequence is MKKKKLEKSKRSETRIKNWENRYDEAFSKDSIRHRRAEVHLPDNSQHESHLPETFEPNATVVSHSKKWAFVLLDTATEPKEIQCKIDERLREKESSLIAPGDRVFVDYEEKGEPIIRGIAPRKSKLSRLSIDREGPPEQVISANVDILFVVASVKQPTFKPGLIDRFLIVAENGNVEPVIVINKIDLIDTLPEEVKIYQNLGLKMLFTSCVKKQGIEDIVNLLENKTGVLAGHSGVGKTSLLKSICPDVDAVTLEISQKTEKGKHATTNTRLYCLPNGGKLIDTPGIRSLGFWDMDPRSLDYYFPEISRFAEKCRFNDCSHIHEPNCAVREAIKNGEIPLIRYESYLRIRKSIEQDGITPGRMRKENILPRDLSHFRKRNHFK